A window of the Cystobacter fuscus genome harbors these coding sequences:
- a CDS encoding DUF1214 domain-containing protein, which yields MQIHVNVDNFARAETDRMFFDLQSDAGGVNTFMHNREPTPVVSDVQTVIRLNRDTLYSFAVVDISAGATPTLPDAGDRYISAMIVNEDHYVNEIFHDTGAYELTIDRFETEYVVVAVRILVDPNDPGDVEQVVQLQDQLRIEAGSARPFPRPDHVEASLNETRDALLVLARGLSELDKTFGKKADVDQVRHLIGTAAGWGGLPSEEAYYVGVDPRLPVGFYELTVGDVPVDAFWSISVYNAEGYFEPNDAGVYSVNSVTGIRNSDGSITVRFGGDRALPNTIPTPEGWNYLVRLYRPRPEILDGSWTFPTLDEKSGR from the coding sequence ATGCAAATTCACGTGAACGTAGACAATTTCGCGCGCGCCGAGACCGACCGCATGTTCTTCGATCTGCAGAGCGATGCGGGTGGAGTGAACACCTTCATGCACAATCGGGAGCCCACACCCGTCGTTAGCGATGTACAGACAGTCATTCGCCTCAATCGCGACACGCTGTATAGCTTTGCCGTCGTTGACATCTCGGCTGGCGCGACTCCGACCCTTCCCGATGCCGGCGACCGCTACATCTCGGCGATGATCGTGAACGAAGACCACTACGTCAACGAGATCTTCCACGACACGGGCGCTTACGAACTCACGATCGATCGCTTCGAAACTGAGTATGTGGTCGTCGCGGTTCGCATCCTGGTCGACCCCAACGACCCCGGCGACGTGGAGCAGGTCGTGCAGTTGCAGGACCAGCTGCGAATCGAGGCGGGATCCGCGCGGCCCTTCCCCCGCCCGGACCACGTCGAAGCGAGCCTCAACGAGACGCGGGATGCGCTGCTCGTCCTCGCGAGGGGTCTGAGCGAGCTCGACAAGACGTTCGGCAAGAAGGCTGATGTCGACCAGGTGCGCCACCTTATCGGTACGGCCGCCGGATGGGGAGGCCTGCCGAGCGAGGAGGCCTACTACGTCGGCGTCGACCCGCGCCTGCCCGTCGGGTTCTATGAGCTCACGGTGGGCGATGTGCCCGTCGACGCCTTCTGGTCGATCTCGGTGTACAACGCCGAGGGGTACTTCGAGCCGAACGACGCGGGCGTCTACAGCGTCAACAGCGTCACGGGCATCCGGAACAGCGACGGGTCGATCACTGTCCGGTTCGGCGGTGACCGCGCGTTGCCCAACACCATCCCGACTCCTGAGGGGTGGAACTACCTCGTGCGTCTCTACCGTCCGCGTCCCGAGATTCTTGACGGGAGCTGGACCTTCCCGACGCTCGACGAGAAGAGTGGGCGGTAG
- a CDS encoding RNA polymerase sigma factor: MARFCQGDARAFDVLFQRYARPIHGYLARMTGQVAAAEDLSQQTFLSLVKARGRFQEGSRVKPWLYAIATNAARDWLRRKRPEELTDEGELPAQVASEHGGTRDLGLENAVQRALAQLPEGQRIPIVLHRFEGMGFAEIAESMGLTESAVKVRAHRGYARLRELLSALEQEAKE; the protein is encoded by the coding sequence ATGGCGCGCTTCTGCCAGGGTGATGCACGGGCCTTCGACGTCCTCTTCCAGCGCTATGCGCGGCCCATCCACGGCTACCTGGCGCGGATGACGGGCCAGGTGGCCGCGGCCGAGGACCTGTCCCAGCAGACGTTCCTGTCGCTGGTGAAGGCGCGCGGGCGCTTCCAGGAGGGCTCGCGGGTGAAGCCGTGGCTGTACGCCATCGCCACCAACGCGGCGCGCGACTGGCTGCGGCGCAAGCGTCCCGAGGAGCTGACGGACGAGGGAGAGCTGCCCGCCCAGGTCGCCTCGGAGCACGGCGGCACCCGGGACCTGGGCCTGGAGAACGCCGTGCAGCGGGCGCTCGCCCAGTTGCCCGAGGGACAGCGCATCCCCATCGTCCTGCACCGCTTCGAGGGGATGGGCTTCGCGGAGATCGCCGAGTCGATGGGGCTGACGGAGTCGGCGGTCAAGGTCCGTGCCCACCGGGGCTACGCGCGGCTGCGCGAGTTGCTGTCCGCCCTCGAACAGGAGGCGAAGGAATGA
- a CDS encoding NrsF family protein, translated as MSAECTRVLESLGQPLSPELAAHVDGCAGCQALLEGFDALESLPVPGAARPPPDLEPVRAVALEALAAQPKATPWTSEAWTLGGLYTGIMALVTLVFAAKDLLCNTAPLGVVVGLAVLLLLSMGGALWVALAPARRLGWRGVGTGAVGVALLVVLGGSGLANPNRGFVEGCVSCVRTGALFSLLPFVATLGMLRRMAFHAVRAVAAGLAAGAVGLILLHVHCPDGSPGHLAVSHVGPWLVLGALAPWVRAHLRTTRHAP; from the coding sequence ATGAGCGCCGAGTGCACGCGCGTGCTGGAATCCCTGGGCCAACCCCTCTCGCCGGAGCTCGCCGCGCATGTGGACGGCTGCGCCGGGTGCCAGGCCCTGCTCGAGGGCTTCGACGCACTGGAGTCCCTGCCCGTCCCGGGAGCCGCTCGGCCTCCCCCCGACCTGGAGCCGGTGCGGGCCGTTGCCCTGGAGGCGCTGGCGGCACAGCCCAAGGCGACTCCCTGGACGTCCGAGGCCTGGACGCTCGGGGGCCTGTACACGGGCATCATGGCGCTCGTGACGCTCGTCTTCGCGGCGAAGGACCTCTTGTGCAACACGGCGCCCCTCGGGGTGGTGGTGGGGCTGGCCGTCCTCCTGCTGCTGTCCATGGGTGGCGCGCTCTGGGTGGCGCTGGCACCCGCGCGGCGCCTGGGCTGGCGCGGGGTGGGCACCGGCGCGGTGGGCGTGGCGCTGCTGGTCGTGCTGGGCGGCTCGGGGCTCGCCAACCCCAACAGGGGCTTTGTCGAGGGGTGCGTCTCCTGCGTGCGCACGGGGGCGCTCTTCTCGCTCCTGCCCTTCGTCGCCACCCTGGGCATGCTGCGCCGCATGGCCTTCCACGCCGTCCGGGCGGTGGCCGCGGGACTGGCCGCGGGCGCGGTGGGCTTGATCCTCCTGCACGTGCACTGCCCCGATGGGAGCCCCGGGCACCTGGCCGTCTCCCATGTGGGGCCCTGGCTCGTGCTGGGCGCGCTCGCCCCCTGGGTGCGAGCCCATCTGCGCACCACCCGCCACGCCCCCTGA
- a CDS encoding putative DNA-binding domain-containing protein, giving the protein MKLREFFGAITPFLQGEASHREAVQALYGVPEQAQVTDARRLALYGRMCQRHRFEVLEGLYPHCVRAVRDRQGEEGWAALVEAYYRAHPMRAAELNANGAHLPEFLTHYAPAKGLPEWLPELADVEWWEWEVLVAPDREQEGPRPCLASTVDLRPYRHDLVEWMDAEPSARADAPEPRASLVLFWRDPEGNFRRGNASALELHVIKAVHAGQGLDATAAEAGLPVEDLEATRAELIASGVLLGFAAP; this is encoded by the coding sequence ATGAAGCTGCGCGAGTTCTTCGGCGCCATCACGCCTTTTCTCCAGGGAGAGGCCTCGCACCGGGAGGCGGTCCAGGCCCTCTATGGCGTACCCGAGCAAGCACAGGTCACGGATGCCCGGCGGCTGGCCCTCTACGGGCGCATGTGCCAACGCCATCGCTTCGAGGTGCTCGAGGGGCTCTACCCGCACTGCGTGCGCGCGGTGCGCGATCGCCAGGGAGAGGAGGGCTGGGCCGCACTCGTGGAGGCGTATTACCGCGCCCACCCCATGCGCGCCGCCGAGCTCAACGCCAATGGTGCCCACCTGCCGGAGTTCCTCACCCACTACGCACCCGCGAAGGGTCTGCCCGAGTGGCTGCCAGAGCTGGCGGACGTGGAGTGGTGGGAGTGGGAAGTGCTCGTCGCTCCGGATCGCGAGCAGGAGGGGCCACGCCCCTGTCTGGCCTCGACGGTGGACCTGCGGCCCTACCGCCATGATCTGGTGGAATGGATGGACGCCGAGCCCTCCGCGCGCGCGGACGCTCCCGAGCCTCGCGCGAGCCTCGTCCTCTTCTGGCGCGATCCCGAGGGAAACTTCCGACGGGGCAATGCCAGCGCCCTCGAGTTGCACGTGATCAAGGCCGTTCACGCGGGGCAGGGACTCGACGCGACCGCCGCGGAGGCGGGCCTCCCGGTGGAGGACCTGGAAGCCACGCGGGCCGAGCTCATCGCCTCGGGCGTGCTCCTCGGATTCGCGGCCCCCTGA
- a CDS encoding DUF692 domain-containing protein has product MPTSIQGIGLGLRRAYARELLATDRRIDWLEVTPENWVGFGGERARILHACAERWPLVSHSVSLSLGGPDPLEAPLLDSLEALRQQTDFAWWSDHLCYSSANGVHFQDLLPLPFSEEAVEHTASRIREAQQRVDAPLLVENISYYAHMPGGEFDDATFVRSVVERSGCGLLLDVNNVYVNAVNHGFAPRAFIDAMPLERVRQLHLAGHTRQDDGLIIDTHIGPIIDEVWELYRYTLRRAGRLIPTLVEWDQDLPPLDEVLDELERARAHAHAALGVPEDAR; this is encoded by the coding sequence ATGCCCACCTCCATCCAAGGCATTGGTCTCGGTCTGCGCCGCGCCTACGCGCGAGAGTTGCTCGCGACGGACAGACGAATCGACTGGCTGGAAGTCACACCGGAGAACTGGGTGGGGTTTGGAGGCGAGCGCGCCCGGATCCTCCACGCGTGCGCCGAGCGCTGGCCCCTGGTGTCCCACAGCGTGAGTCTTTCGCTGGGAGGCCCGGATCCACTCGAGGCCCCGTTGCTCGACTCCCTCGAGGCACTTCGCCAGCAGACGGACTTCGCGTGGTGGAGCGATCACCTCTGCTACTCATCGGCCAACGGAGTGCACTTCCAGGACTTGCTGCCCCTGCCCTTCAGTGAAGAGGCCGTCGAGCACACCGCGAGCCGCATCCGCGAGGCGCAGCAACGGGTGGACGCGCCGCTGCTCGTGGAGAACATCTCCTATTATGCGCACATGCCCGGCGGCGAATTCGACGACGCGACCTTCGTCCGCTCCGTGGTGGAGCGCTCGGGCTGTGGGTTGTTGCTCGACGTCAACAACGTCTATGTGAACGCCGTCAACCACGGCTTCGCGCCCCGCGCCTTCATCGATGCCATGCCCCTGGAGCGCGTGCGTCAGCTGCACCTCGCGGGGCACACGCGGCAGGACGACGGGTTGATCATCGACACGCACATCGGGCCCATCATCGACGAGGTCTGGGAGCTGTACCGCTACACGCTGCGGCGGGCCGGACGGCTCATCCCGACCCTGGTGGAATGGGACCAGGACCTCCCCCCGCTGGACGAAGTCCTGGACGAACTGGAGCGCGCTCGCGCGCATGCCCACGCGGCGCTTGGCGTGCCGGAGGACGCACGATGA
- a CDS encoding trifunctional serine/threonine-protein kinase/ATP-binding protein/sensor histidine kinase — protein MLDIPGYRVLGTIRATGSNVLFHAVREADGLPVIIKTPMAHSPGPREQERYRREFGILRQLQEVRGVARPYACERLHERPLLVLERVQGEVLSEHVGQPFEVTRFLRLALSLASTLAEVHDRNVIHKDIKPSNIIVEPSGEARLIDFGVATIQKVEHLDAAPTHLIEGTLAYMSPEQTGRMNRAVDHRTDFYSLGVTLYELSTGQLPLQGRDALEWFHAHMAQNPKPPHALNAQVPPALSSIVMKLLAKSAEDRYQSAEGLKADLERCREGLRQNAPLEAFTLGTHDSPNHFQVPQRLYGRDAQISTLLQGFERMVHSGQPELFLVSGYSGIGKSSVVRELYKPVVRRRGFFLDGKFDQFQRNVPYATLAHAIRRLLQQVLARTEEEIGHWSERLSQVWEGQGQALADLVPQVEVLVGKQPPLQELPPGEAQHRFHRVVRQFLGVFASAEHPLVVFLDDLQWADLASLQLIKQLLSQPETPPVLWIGAYRDNEVSPTHPLVPVMDEVRKSGARVTDLRLEPLSLAQVTQLVTDMLPGAGSEVVTPLSELVHEKTGGNPFFLLQFLVTLSQDGLLVRSPGQGWRWDAEGVRARGYSDNVVDFLVGKLRQLPPGTQHLLRLAACVGNGFSLPMLGTLSHLVDVVEVEQGMEPALQEGLLVRAGPEQYRFLHDRIQQAAHLLTSEAERKATHLRVGRLLLRSLSQEQVRESIFEVVGQLNAGVELIEDPAERLQVARLNAEAGWKAEAAVAHHPAATYLEGAFALIPGDPWETDPALAFKVRLSHARCELLMGNAVRARELANELRSQTRTRADTAAVFCLMADSWFTSGEAQEAVQCMMECMALLGMPMSPHPTLEEVVAAHDEAWALIGERSIESLIELPPMTDPDMKVLMSALAGFFGTAYVTDNHLLLLLLSRMVSLTLRHGFTESVVLGFGWFGVLTGSFFKRYREGHALSQLALAFVERYDLRAQRTTALLSLQCISYFTRPLPAVQELLLAAFHHGLETGDFNNASYCGTTSLWNRLAMGHNVEDVYEESLSRSGFLHKAGLQGPLDLLLIYQCFMRQLRGRTLRFDTLGGDGIDEQTLEARMASSRMGPTQAWYWIIKLQSRFLCGAYAEALDAAEKAAGFVWSMNGAIILREYHLYGALTRAALLEEAPPEEQRRFLEAIQRHREQLAEWAEHCPESFRAPERMVSGELARLAGRPDEATRGYEEAILAARESGATQYLGLANELAANYWRTRKAPLVAHTFAREAWAAYQQWGAPGKTQHLAARWPHLVSGPGVASESTSSTDSTRIDALTVVKTQQAISGEIVLERLVTTLMQAAIENAGAQSGALLLPSGDALSVVASSRASPGELAVLSGEGPDRELPWTLLAYVRRTREPLVIGDASQPHAFSSDEYLARGGARSVLCLPLMRQDHVAGVLYLENNLTPHAFSPARLVLLGHIASQAAISIENARLYADVQRAKAELRRANDELEQRVEERTRELRQAQARLVDTARAVGMAEVASDVLHNVGNVLTSAVINLEMMQRAVGASRLGRLKRATNLLLEHREDLSSFLASNARGGYLPEYLAGLADELMAQQTRLVDDMDAMGRHIEHIRAIVQVQQTYAKTSLMTEECDLVQLVEDALRIQTAALERHGVTIRRELAPLPRLMVDKHKVLQILNNLISNAKYALDACPEGARNLRVRLTSDGKQVRIQVMDNGVGIAPEARQKLFMHGFTTRKDGHGFGLHSSALAAQILGGRLALESEGPGKGAVATLELPLT, from the coding sequence ATGTTGGACATCCCAGGCTATCGGGTTCTGGGGACGATTCGAGCCACGGGCTCGAACGTGCTCTTCCATGCCGTGCGTGAGGCCGATGGGCTACCGGTCATCATCAAGACCCCGATGGCGCACTCGCCGGGGCCGCGCGAGCAGGAGCGCTACCGCCGGGAGTTCGGAATCCTGCGGCAGCTCCAGGAGGTGCGGGGCGTGGCCCGACCGTATGCCTGTGAGCGGCTCCACGAGCGGCCCTTGCTGGTGCTGGAGCGGGTGCAGGGAGAGGTGCTCTCCGAGCACGTGGGGCAGCCGTTCGAGGTCACCCGGTTCTTGCGCCTGGCCCTCTCCCTGGCCTCGACCCTGGCGGAGGTCCACGACCGCAACGTCATCCACAAGGACATCAAGCCCTCCAACATCATCGTCGAGCCGTCCGGTGAGGCTCGCTTGATCGACTTCGGAGTGGCCACGATCCAGAAGGTCGAGCACCTGGACGCCGCGCCCACGCACCTCATCGAGGGCACGCTGGCGTACATGTCGCCCGAGCAGACGGGGCGGATGAACCGGGCGGTGGACCACCGGACGGACTTCTATTCCCTGGGTGTGACGCTCTACGAGCTGTCGACGGGACAGCTGCCCTTGCAGGGGCGCGACGCGCTGGAGTGGTTCCACGCGCACATGGCCCAGAACCCCAAGCCTCCGCACGCGCTGAACGCTCAGGTGCCGCCGGCCTTGTCGTCCATCGTGATGAAGCTCCTGGCCAAGAGCGCCGAGGACCGCTACCAGAGCGCCGAGGGACTGAAGGCGGACCTCGAGCGCTGCCGCGAGGGGCTGCGCCAGAACGCGCCGCTGGAAGCCTTCACGCTGGGTACTCACGACTCGCCCAACCACTTCCAGGTGCCGCAGCGGCTCTACGGACGCGATGCCCAGATCTCCACCCTGCTCCAGGGCTTCGAGCGCATGGTCCACAGCGGCCAGCCGGAACTCTTCCTGGTCAGTGGCTACTCGGGCATTGGCAAGTCCTCGGTGGTGCGCGAACTCTACAAGCCCGTGGTGCGGCGGCGTGGCTTCTTCCTGGACGGCAAGTTCGATCAGTTCCAGCGAAACGTTCCCTACGCCACCCTGGCGCACGCCATCCGCAGGCTGCTGCAGCAGGTGCTGGCGAGAACCGAGGAGGAGATTGGGCACTGGAGTGAGCGGCTGAGCCAGGTATGGGAAGGCCAGGGGCAGGCGCTCGCCGACCTGGTTCCCCAGGTGGAGGTGCTGGTGGGCAAGCAGCCGCCGCTCCAGGAACTGCCCCCCGGCGAAGCGCAGCACCGCTTCCATCGCGTGGTTCGCCAGTTCCTGGGGGTGTTCGCCAGCGCCGAGCACCCGCTCGTGGTCTTCCTGGATGACCTGCAGTGGGCGGACCTGGCCAGCCTCCAGCTCATCAAGCAATTGCTGTCCCAGCCGGAGACACCTCCGGTGCTGTGGATCGGCGCCTACCGCGACAACGAGGTGAGCCCCACGCACCCGCTGGTGCCGGTGATGGATGAGGTGCGCAAGTCCGGCGCGCGGGTCACCGACCTCCGGCTGGAGCCCCTGAGCCTGGCACAGGTGACGCAGCTCGTGACGGATATGCTGCCAGGCGCGGGATCCGAGGTGGTCACCCCCCTCTCGGAGTTGGTGCATGAGAAGACGGGCGGCAACCCCTTCTTCCTCCTTCAGTTCCTGGTGACGCTGAGCCAGGACGGCCTGCTGGTCCGCTCGCCTGGGCAAGGGTGGCGATGGGACGCCGAAGGCGTCCGGGCCCGGGGCTACTCGGACAACGTCGTCGACTTCCTGGTGGGCAAGCTGCGCCAGCTCCCCCCCGGGACCCAGCACCTGCTGCGCCTGGCGGCCTGCGTGGGCAATGGCTTCTCGCTCCCGATGTTGGGCACCCTCTCGCATCTGGTGGACGTGGTGGAAGTGGAGCAGGGGATGGAACCCGCGCTCCAGGAAGGCCTGCTGGTTCGCGCGGGCCCGGAGCAGTACCGCTTCCTCCACGACCGGATCCAGCAGGCGGCCCACCTCCTCACCTCTGAAGCGGAGCGCAAGGCCACCCACCTGCGCGTCGGCCGGCTGCTGCTGCGGAGCCTGTCCCAGGAGCAGGTGCGTGAGTCCATCTTCGAGGTGGTGGGCCAGCTCAACGCGGGGGTGGAGCTGATCGAGGACCCCGCGGAGCGTCTCCAGGTGGCACGACTGAACGCCGAGGCGGGTTGGAAGGCCGAGGCCGCGGTCGCGCACCACCCCGCCGCGACCTACCTCGAGGGGGCCTTCGCGCTCATTCCAGGAGACCCCTGGGAGACGGACCCCGCGCTGGCCTTCAAGGTGCGGCTCTCCCACGCCCGATGCGAGCTCCTGATGGGCAACGCCGTCAGGGCGCGTGAGCTGGCGAACGAACTCCGCTCCCAGACGCGGACCCGCGCGGACACCGCGGCCGTCTTCTGCCTGATGGCGGATAGCTGGTTCACCTCGGGTGAGGCCCAGGAGGCCGTCCAATGCATGATGGAATGCATGGCGCTGCTGGGCATGCCCATGTCACCGCACCCCACCTTGGAGGAGGTGGTGGCCGCTCATGACGAGGCGTGGGCGCTGATAGGAGAGCGCTCCATCGAGAGCCTCATCGAACTGCCGCCCATGACCGACCCGGACATGAAGGTGCTGATGAGCGCCCTGGCGGGGTTTTTCGGGACGGCCTACGTCACCGACAACCACCTGCTCCTGCTCCTCCTGTCCCGGATGGTCTCCCTCACCCTTCGCCACGGCTTCACGGAGTCCGTCGTGCTGGGATTCGGCTGGTTCGGGGTGCTGACCGGCTCGTTCTTCAAGCGCTACCGGGAAGGCCATGCCTTGAGTCAGCTCGCCCTCGCCTTCGTCGAGCGGTACGACCTGCGCGCCCAGCGGACGACCGCGCTCCTGAGCCTGCAGTGCATCTCCTACTTCACGAGGCCTCTCCCCGCTGTTCAGGAACTCCTCCTCGCGGCCTTCCACCATGGGCTCGAAACGGGAGACTTCAACAACGCCTCCTACTGCGGCACCACGAGCCTCTGGAACCGCCTCGCCATGGGGCACAACGTGGAGGACGTGTACGAGGAGTCGCTCTCGCGCAGCGGTTTCTTGCACAAGGCCGGACTCCAGGGGCCGCTGGATCTGCTCCTCATCTATCAGTGCTTCATGCGGCAGCTGCGAGGGCGCACGCTCCGGTTCGACACGTTGGGTGGGGACGGCATCGACGAGCAGACCCTCGAGGCCCGAATGGCGTCCAGTCGCATGGGCCCCACGCAAGCCTGGTACTGGATCATCAAGCTCCAGTCGCGCTTCCTGTGCGGCGCCTACGCGGAGGCCCTCGACGCGGCGGAGAAGGCCGCCGGATTCGTGTGGTCCATGAACGGCGCCATCATCCTGCGGGAATACCACCTCTACGGGGCGCTCACCCGGGCCGCGCTCCTCGAGGAGGCCCCGCCGGAGGAGCAGCGACGGTTCCTCGAGGCCATCCAGCGCCACCGGGAGCAACTCGCGGAGTGGGCGGAGCACTGCCCCGAGAGCTTCCGCGCCCCCGAGCGCATGGTGTCCGGAGAGCTGGCCCGCCTCGCGGGACGGCCCGATGAGGCGACACGAGGCTACGAGGAGGCCATCCTGGCCGCGAGGGAGAGTGGCGCCACCCAGTACCTGGGGCTGGCCAACGAGCTGGCGGCGAACTACTGGCGCACGCGCAAGGCGCCTCTTGTTGCCCATACCTTCGCGCGCGAGGCCTGGGCGGCGTACCAGCAGTGGGGCGCCCCGGGCAAGACCCAGCACCTGGCGGCCCGGTGGCCGCACCTCGTTTCCGGGCCGGGCGTCGCGAGTGAAAGCACCAGCAGCACGGACTCGACGCGCATCGACGCGCTCACGGTGGTCAAGACCCAGCAGGCCATCTCGGGGGAGATAGTCCTGGAGCGGCTGGTGACCACGCTGATGCAGGCGGCCATCGAGAACGCGGGCGCCCAGTCCGGAGCGCTGCTGCTGCCGAGCGGGGATGCGCTCTCGGTGGTGGCTTCTTCCCGTGCGTCACCCGGCGAGCTCGCCGTGCTGTCGGGTGAAGGCCCGGACCGGGAGCTTCCGTGGACGCTGCTGGCCTATGTCCGGCGGACGCGCGAGCCGCTGGTCATCGGGGATGCCTCCCAGCCCCATGCGTTCTCGTCCGACGAATATCTGGCGCGTGGCGGGGCGCGCTCGGTGCTGTGCCTGCCGCTGATGCGCCAGGACCATGTCGCCGGGGTGCTGTACCTGGAGAACAACCTGACCCCCCATGCCTTCAGCCCCGCGCGCCTGGTGTTGCTGGGCCACATCGCCTCGCAGGCGGCCATTTCCATCGAGAACGCGCGGCTGTACGCGGACGTGCAGCGGGCCAAGGCGGAGCTGCGCCGGGCCAATGACGAGCTGGAGCAGCGGGTGGAGGAACGCACGCGCGAGCTGAGGCAGGCCCAGGCCCGGCTGGTGGACACGGCGCGGGCGGTGGGCATGGCGGAGGTGGCCTCCGACGTGCTGCACAACGTGGGCAACGTGCTCACCAGCGCCGTCATCAACCTGGAGATGATGCAGCGGGCGGTGGGGGCCTCGCGTTTGGGCCGGTTGAAGAGGGCCACGAACCTGCTGCTGGAGCACCGTGAGGACCTGTCGAGCTTCCTGGCTTCCAACGCGCGCGGAGGCTACCTGCCGGAGTATCTGGCGGGGCTGGCGGACGAGTTGATGGCGCAGCAGACGCGCCTGGTGGACGACATGGACGCGATGGGGCGGCACATCGAGCACATCCGGGCCATCGTCCAGGTGCAGCAGACCTACGCCAAGACCTCGCTGATGACGGAGGAGTGCGATCTCGTGCAGCTCGTCGAGGACGCGCTGCGCATCCAGACGGCGGCGCTCGAGCGCCACGGCGTGACCATTCGTCGGGAGCTGGCACCGCTGCCCCGGTTGATGGTGGACAAGCACAAGGTGCTGCAGATCCTCAACAACCTCATCAGCAATGCGAAGTACGCGCTGGACGCATGCCCCGAGGGAGCGCGCAACCTGCGCGTGCGGCTGACGTCGGACGGGAAGCAGGTGCGCATCCAGGTGATGGATAATGGGGTGGGAATCGCTCCCGAGGCGCGACAGAAGCTGTTCATGCACGGGTTCACCACGCGCAAGGACGGGCACGGCTTCGGGCTGCACTCGAGCGCGCTGGCGGCGCAGATATTGGGAGGGCGGCTGGCGTTGGAGAGCGAGGGCCCCGGCAAGGGGGCCGTGGCCACGCTGGAGCTCCCGCTCACCTGA
- a CDS encoding PEP-utilizing enzyme gives MLKEANQLVHAHVIHEKEDIYYLTFQELREDRKLAPPRVITSEGEIYGLPAVVGVEQATRLIQDGQRIRVHGTEGYVEIQP, from the coding sequence TTGCTGAAGGAAGCCAATCAGCTCGTGCATGCCCACGTGATCCATGAAAAAGAAGATATCTACTATCTCACCTTCCAGGAGCTTCGCGAAGACCGGAAGCTGGCGCCACCGCGGGTCATCACGTCCGAGGGTGAAATCTACGGCTTGCCGGCCGTCGTCGGCGTGGAGCAGGCGACCAGGCTGATCCAGGATGGGCAACGCATCCGCGTGCATGGAACGGAAGGGTACGTCGAGATCCAGCCCTAG